The Salvia miltiorrhiza cultivar Shanhuang (shh) chromosome 1, IMPLAD_Smil_shh, whole genome shotgun sequence genome has a window encoding:
- the LOC131019007 gene encoding uncharacterized protein LOC131019007 isoform X3, whose product MEFSRCRPNVDLFTIARLWYLDDIRELLSVANMSLMRNSCFGHLFDIGPLNFQGELLMLLCKRLHSNSLDLNTLLFKFGDRTVEFGRSEFCLLTGLKFSGSFILPNESEFHSTAFASRSTVFFGEIETEFRNECAISGGNSARSLKLAYAFIIYGLFLMNNPHNGRVELGYMHILDDLDKFNDFPWGHVAYEYLVKSTHMLKRQLSTLAHESGNVTFEAYGFVFALKCWAYEVIPPLATVCAELNIEHLASFPRMRRWSATSDLKSIGEGLTKFFLPDQGCDPVPMSLSSTEIIRLTELGISSPLVASPPSFNLSRSVGRKLEFSSVERCEPSSKNQPRKRKSSGLGSSPLSNPSTKSKAGVSSSMKKAKAPKKYMPQNKLKGKLGCYPNNGTPPSEGNSNANVLTPDNDTISRNGENNELRFLILSLKGQMKCLEEFMDLKFKMIEGSIDKLSFKAACSGSAKVGFVNGEVANGGAVVDEYVDVDASPQIHNPFAVKCEDVGASSSRAEVNNEDLKGGQVAHDPNDLDLSYTELKPYLAWTNKTDNCSRDNHVLLPTNILRYADLSWFNTLWRHDGWLENTHIDALINLLIIRFDKGSTTPRPSSHQKQDRRYCSCCYALRTWESADKWRITMDKR is encoded by the exons ATGGAATTTTCAAGATGCAGACCCAATG TTGATTTGTTCACAATAGCTCGATTGTGGTATCTGGACGATATTAGAGAGCTATTATCAGTTGCAAACATGTCTCTTATGAGGAACTCTTGTTTTGGCCATTTATTCGACATAGGTCCTCTAAATTTTCAGGGAGAATTGTTAATGTTGTTGTGCAAGAGGCTACATTCTAATAGCTTAGATCTTAATACACTATTGTTTAAGTTTGGTGATCGCACTGTCGAATTTGGACGTTCAGAATTTTGTTTATTGACAGGACTGAAATTTAGTGGTAGTTTTATACTCCCTAATGAATCGGAATTCCATTCTACCGCATTTGCGAGTCGTTCCACAGTGTTTTTTGGTGAAATTGAAACTGAATTTCGGAATGAATGCGCTATAAGTGGAGGTAATTCAGCAAGGAGTCTGAAGTTAGCATACGCATTCATTATTTACGGTTTATTTCTGATGAATAACCCTCACAATGGAAGAGTAGAATTGGGTTACATGCATATATTGGATGATCTGGATAAGTTTAATGATTTTCCGTGGGGTCATGTCGCGTACGAGTATCTTGTGAAATCTACACATATGTTGAAGAGACAGTTGTCTACATTAGCACATGAAAGTGGGAACGTGACATTCGAAGCGTATGGATTTGTCTTTGCCTTAAAATGTTGGGCTTACGAAGTAATTCCGCCGCTAGCTACAGTTTGTGCAGAGTTGAATATAGAGCACTTAGCATCATTTCCTAGAATGCGCAGATGGTCGGCTACTTCAGATTTGAAGTCCATTGGCGAGGGTTTGACAAAGTTCTTCCTGCCAGATCAGGGTTGTGACCCC GTTCCCATGTCATTGTCTTCAACGGAAATTATAAGATTGACAGAACTTGGCATCTCTTCGCCTTTGGTTGCATCGCCTCCTTCATTTAATCTATCAAGGAGCGTAGGGCGGAAGCTTGAGTTCAGTAGTGTCGAGCGTTGTGAACCAAGCTCTAAGAATCAACCACGCAAGAGGAAGAGTTCAGGTCTTGGCAGCTCACCATTGAGCAATCCGTCTACGAAGTCAAAGGCTGGTGTTTCTTCTTCGATGAAAAAAGCAAAGGCCCCGAAGAAATATATGCCGCAAAATAAATTGAAGGGGAAATTGGGATGCTATCCTAACAATGGAACACCGCCTAGTGAAGGCAATTCGAATGCAAATGTTTTGACACCTGATAATGATACCATCAGTCGCAATGGTGAAAACAAC GAGTTAAGATTCTTGATCCTAAGCTTGAAAGGTCAAATGAAATGCCTAGAAGAATTCATGGACTTGAAATTCAAAATGATAGAAGGTTCAATTGATAAGCTGTCATTTAAGGCCGCATGTTCGGGTTCGGCGAAAGTTGGTTTTGTGAATGGCGAAGTGGCTAACGGTGGTGCTGTGGTGGACGAGTATGTTGATGTTGATGCAtctccacaaattcataatcCCTTTGCTGTTAAATGCGAAGATGTTGGTGCATCTTCGAGTAGAGCCGAGGTCAACAATGAGGATCTGAAGGGTGGGCAGGTTGCACATGATCCCAATGACCTCGACTTGTCGTATACCGAATTGAAGCCTTATCTTGCGTGGACAAACAAAACAGATAATTGTAGCAG AGATAATCATGTACTTCTCCCAACGAACATCTTGCGGTATGCGGATTTGAGTTGGTTCAATACCTTGTGGAGGCATGATGGTTGGCTGGAAAACACG CACATAGATGCTCTTATAAACTTACTTATCATCCGTTTCGATAAGGGTTCTACGACACCCCGAC CAAGCTCTCACCAAAAGCAAGATAGAAGATATTGTTCCTGTTGTTATGCCTTACGTACGTGGGAGTCGGCCGATAAGTGGCGGATTACAATGGATAAACGCTAG
- the LOC131019139 gene encoding uncharacterized protein LOC131019139: MAAWLEGLKQLRPLVHLLLPLMVHWIADEMTVSVLVDLTTNALCPGDTNCPEAIYINGIQQTIVGIFKMIVIPLMGQLSDEYGRKPFLLLTVSTNIVPFSLLAINQSRGTVYAYYALRTIAMIISKGTIFCIAVAYAADIVDVGKRAAVFSWMTGLFSISLVVGNLLARFLPEEYIFQVSIVLLIFVPVYMSLFLKETIRSTRKPDDDNSCLNKAVKIVTNRYYSMKNAAYVVTSSSTLKRISFVSFFYELGSSGISSVIMYYMKAVFGFDKNQLSEVSMIVEIGSIFSQILVLPLLNPLVGERVILCVALLAYTGYGLLYGLAWAPWVPYVSTSFGIIYVLVKPATYAVISKGSTSADQGKAQGFVAGVQSIASFLSPLAMSPLTTWFLSSDAPFNCKGFSIIIATLSTVVALCFAWTLNLDAPPKKNAEAEEQAEDVETPLLS; this comes from the exons ATGGCGGCATGGTTGGAGGGGCTAAAGCAGCTGAGGCCACTGGTGCACCTGCTGTTGCCACTGATGGTGCATTGGATTGCTGATGAGATGACTGTTTCTGTGCTGGTTGACCTCACTACCAACGCTCTTTGTCCAGGCGACACCAATTGCCCTGAAGCCATCTATATCAATGGCATCCAGCAAACT ATTGTTGGAATATTCAAGATGATAGTTATACCACTCATGGGTCAGCTGTCTGATGAGTATGGACGTAAACCTTTCCTGCTTCTCACAGTATCGACGAATATTGTTCCTTTCA GTTTACTTGCCATCAATCAATCTAGAGGAACAGTCTATGCTTATTATGCTCTTCGCACTATTGCTATGATAATAAGCAAGGGGACCATTTTCTGCATTGCAGTCGCATATGCT GCAGATATAGTCGATGTGGGCAAGAGGGCTGCTGTCTTCAGTTGGATGACGGGCCTTTTCTCTATATCACTTGTCGTAGGAAACTTGCTAGCGCGTTTTCTTCCTGAAGAATATATTTTCCAG GTGTCAATAGTTCTGTTGATCTTCGTCCCAGTTTACATGTCCCTGTTTCTGAAAGAAACAATAAGATCAACTCGAAAACCTGACGATGACAATTCTTGCTTAAACAAGGCAGTTAAGATCGTTACAAATCGATATTACTCGATGAAGAATGCTGCTTATGTTGTCACTAGCAG CTCAACACTTAAGCGCATTTCTTTTGTATCCTTCTTCTACGAGCTGGGATCATCTGGTATCAGCAGTGTCATAATG TACTATATGAAGGCAGTTTTTGGTTTTGACAAAAATCAATTATCAGAAGTTTCAATGATTGTGGAAATAGGATCAATTTTTTCCCAG ATATTGGTGCTGCCTCTACTTAATCCCTTGGTTGGCGAGAGAGTGATTCTTTGTGTAGCCTTGCTCGCATATACTGGATAT GGATTGCTTTATGGCTTGGCCTGGGCACCATGG GTGCCTTATGTGAGTACTTCTTTTGGAATCATCTACGTCCTTGTCAAACCCGCT ACCTATGCAGTGATATCTAAGGGATCAACTTCAGCAGATCAG GGGAAAGCACAAGGTTTCGTGGCTGGCGTTCAGTCCATTGCAAGCTTTCTCTCGCCACTTGCGATGAGTCCTCTAACCA CGTGGTTTCTGTCAAGCGATGCGCCATTCAACTGTAAAGGTTTCAGCATTATAATCGCCACTCTGAGCACG GTGGTCGCGTTGTGCTTTGCTTGGACGCTAAACCTAGACGCTCCGCCGAAGAAGAATGCAGAGGCGGAGGAGCAAGCTGAAGATGTCGAAACACCACTTCTGTCATAA
- the LOC131019504 gene encoding organelle RRM domain-containing protein 1, chloroplastic yields MVLHLHVNMEALLSSSTAAAVAAFPPILAKPLTSSHCKVPFLSLSFPARDLSSPSSTLSSSISTTVRAQIASATTSSTAQSGKFSSGSHNRHWMVVVEAPPRELTARSRIIDYYVSKVKSVLDSEKDAQRCIYDASCDTHFGFCCDIDEERANELASVPGVLSVKPDPDVDSTHKDYSSSSVELHTGSRPLCGSTLLFPAGTTKQWLVRMERPAIGAIRKAQVVDYYVQVLVRVLRNENDAQMCMYDISWQSNYGFCCELDDECARELAAVPGVLSVRPDANFGSDNKDYAGENPGASEDSSASTPATNIRTKKLFVTGLSFYTSEKTLRAAFEGFGELIQVRIIMDKISKRSKGYAFVEYTTEEAASSALREMNGKIINGWMITVDVAKTNPPKYSRGRTGATAAS; encoded by the exons ATGGTGCTGCACCTGCACGTAAACATGGAAGCGCTTCTCTCTTCTTCGACAGCCGCCGCCGTAGCGGCGTTTCCACCAATCTTAGCCAAACCTCTCACAAGCTCACATTGCAAAGTTCcctttctctccctctccttcCCCGCCCGAGACCTCAGCTCTCCCAGTTCTACTCTTTCATCTTCTATTTCGACAACTGTCAGAGCACAAATTGCTTCAGCTACCACTTCTTCGACGGCCCAGTCTGGAAAATTCAGTTCTGGCAGTCATAATCGGCATTGGATGGTGGTGGTGGAAGCCCCGCCGCGGGAGCTGACTGCTAGGTCTCGAATTATTGATTACTATGTAAGCAAAGTTAAAAGCGTTTTGGACAG TGAGAAGGATGCTCAGAGGTGTATATATGATGCTTCCTGTGATACCCATTTTGGTTTTTGCTGTGACATTGATGAAGAAAGAGCTAATGAACTAGCAA GTGTGCCTGGAGTATTATCTGTTAAGCCAGACCCTGATGTTGATTCCACGCACAAAGACTACAGCTCTTCGAGTGTTGAATTGCATACTGGTTCGAGGCCTTTGTGTGGAAGCACGCTACTGTTTCCTGCTGGGACTACCAAACAGTGGCTCGTTCGCATGGAGAGACCAGCAATTGGAGCCATCAGAAAGGCACAAGTGGTTGATTATTACGTTCAAGTCTTGGTGAGAGTTTTAAGGAA tGAGAATGATGCTCAGATGTGTATGTACGACATTTCCTGGCAATCCAACTATGGTTTCTGCTGTGAACTAGATGATGAGTGCGCTCGAGAGTTGGCTG CTGTGCCTGGTGTTCTATCAGTCCGGCCAGATGCAAACTTCGGTTCAGACAATAAAGATTATGCAG GTGAGAATCCCGGAGCCTCTGAGGATTCTTCAGCTTCAACTCCGGCTACCAATATTAGAACAAAGAAGCTCTTTGTCACCG GTCTATCCTTCTACACGTCTGAGAAAACTTTACGTGCAGCGTTCGAGGGTTTTGGCGAACTTATTCAAG TTAGAATCATAATGGACAAGATTTCCAAGAGGTCGAAAGGCTATGCTTTTGTGGAATACACTACTGAAGAGGCTGCAAGCAGTGCTCTCAGAGAAATGAATGGGAAG ATCATCAACGGCTGGATGATAACAGTCGATGTTGCCAAGACGAACCCACCAAAGTACAGCAGGGGCCGGACAGGAGCTACTGCTGCATCTTGA
- the LOC131019007 gene encoding uncharacterized protein LOC131019007 isoform X2, which produces MEFSRCRPNVDLFTIARLWYLDDIRELLSVANMSLMRNSCFGHLFDIGPLNFQGELLMLLCKRLHSNSLDLNTLLFKFGDRTVEFGRSEFCLLTGLKFSGSFILPNESEFHSTAFASRSTVFFGEIETEFRNECAISGGNSARSLKLAYAFIIYGLFLMNNPHNGRVELGYMHILDDLDKFNDFPWGHVAYEYLVKSTHMLKRQLSTLAHESGNVTFEAYGFVFALKCWAYEVIPPLATVCAELNIEHLASFPRMRRWSATSDLKSIGEGLTKFFLPDQGCDPVPMSLSSTEIIRLTELGISSPLVASPPSFNLSRSVGRKLEFSSVERCEPSSKNQPRKRKSSGLGSSPLSNPSTKSKAGVSSSMKKAKAPKKYMPQNKLKGKLGCYPNNGTPPSEGNSNANVLTPDNDTISRNGENNELRFLILSLKGQMKCLEEFMDLKFKMIEGSIDKLSFKAACSGSAKVGFVNGEVANGGAVVDEYVDVDASPQIHNPFAVKCEDVGASSSRAEVNNEDLKGGQVAHDPNDLDLSYTELKPYLAWTNKTDNCSRDNHVLLPTNILRYADLSWFNTLWRHDGWLENTQALTKSKIEDIVPVVMPYVRGSRPISGGLQWINASHVFGIANINNCHWVFFDISLEQQVITVYNSVAQDWDFVLAHFENVRKNLPIICGMGGMWEHSKLPRKPLNYVWDVVEYPNPPRQLNEHDCGVMALKYMECTAFGVPVTKLMAKRCDKFRRRYCAKLFELSEEQKRNSSE; this is translated from the exons ATGGAATTTTCAAGATGCAGACCCAATG TTGATTTGTTCACAATAGCTCGATTGTGGTATCTGGACGATATTAGAGAGCTATTATCAGTTGCAAACATGTCTCTTATGAGGAACTCTTGTTTTGGCCATTTATTCGACATAGGTCCTCTAAATTTTCAGGGAGAATTGTTAATGTTGTTGTGCAAGAGGCTACATTCTAATAGCTTAGATCTTAATACACTATTGTTTAAGTTTGGTGATCGCACTGTCGAATTTGGACGTTCAGAATTTTGTTTATTGACAGGACTGAAATTTAGTGGTAGTTTTATACTCCCTAATGAATCGGAATTCCATTCTACCGCATTTGCGAGTCGTTCCACAGTGTTTTTTGGTGAAATTGAAACTGAATTTCGGAATGAATGCGCTATAAGTGGAGGTAATTCAGCAAGGAGTCTGAAGTTAGCATACGCATTCATTATTTACGGTTTATTTCTGATGAATAACCCTCACAATGGAAGAGTAGAATTGGGTTACATGCATATATTGGATGATCTGGATAAGTTTAATGATTTTCCGTGGGGTCATGTCGCGTACGAGTATCTTGTGAAATCTACACATATGTTGAAGAGACAGTTGTCTACATTAGCACATGAAAGTGGGAACGTGACATTCGAAGCGTATGGATTTGTCTTTGCCTTAAAATGTTGGGCTTACGAAGTAATTCCGCCGCTAGCTACAGTTTGTGCAGAGTTGAATATAGAGCACTTAGCATCATTTCCTAGAATGCGCAGATGGTCGGCTACTTCAGATTTGAAGTCCATTGGCGAGGGTTTGACAAAGTTCTTCCTGCCAGATCAGGGTTGTGACCCC GTTCCCATGTCATTGTCTTCAACGGAAATTATAAGATTGACAGAACTTGGCATCTCTTCGCCTTTGGTTGCATCGCCTCCTTCATTTAATCTATCAAGGAGCGTAGGGCGGAAGCTTGAGTTCAGTAGTGTCGAGCGTTGTGAACCAAGCTCTAAGAATCAACCACGCAAGAGGAAGAGTTCAGGTCTTGGCAGCTCACCATTGAGCAATCCGTCTACGAAGTCAAAGGCTGGTGTTTCTTCTTCGATGAAAAAAGCAAAGGCCCCGAAGAAATATATGCCGCAAAATAAATTGAAGGGGAAATTGGGATGCTATCCTAACAATGGAACACCGCCTAGTGAAGGCAATTCGAATGCAAATGTTTTGACACCTGATAATGATACCATCAGTCGCAATGGTGAAAACAAC GAGTTAAGATTCTTGATCCTAAGCTTGAAAGGTCAAATGAAATGCCTAGAAGAATTCATGGACTTGAAATTCAAAATGATAGAAGGTTCAATTGATAAGCTGTCATTTAAGGCCGCATGTTCGGGTTCGGCGAAAGTTGGTTTTGTGAATGGCGAAGTGGCTAACGGTGGTGCTGTGGTGGACGAGTATGTTGATGTTGATGCAtctccacaaattcataatcCCTTTGCTGTTAAATGCGAAGATGTTGGTGCATCTTCGAGTAGAGCCGAGGTCAACAATGAGGATCTGAAGGGTGGGCAGGTTGCACATGATCCCAATGACCTCGACTTGTCGTATACCGAATTGAAGCCTTATCTTGCGTGGACAAACAAAACAGATAATTGTAGCAG AGATAATCATGTACTTCTCCCAACGAACATCTTGCGGTATGCGGATTTGAGTTGGTTCAATACCTTGTGGAGGCATGATGGTTGGCTGGAAAACACG CAAGCTCTCACCAAAAGCAAGATAGAAGATATTGTTCCTGTTGTTATGCCTTACGTACGTGGGAGTCGGCCGATAAGTGGCGGATTACAATGGATAAACGCTAGCCATGTATTCGGAATTGCGAACATCAACAACTGCCATTGGGTGTTCTTTGACATCTCTCTAGAACAGCAAGTCATCACCGTTTATAATTCGGTGGCCCAAGATTGGGACTTCGTCTTGGCACATTTTGAAAATGTCCGTAAGAACTTACCCATTATCTGCGGTATGGGTGGTATGTGGGAGCATTCGAAACTGCCGAGGAAACCCTTGAATTATGTGTGGGACGTCGTTGAATACCCCAACCCGCCACGGCAGCTTAATGAACACGATTGCGGTGTAATGGCTTTGAAATACATGGAGTGCACTGCATTTGGCGTTCCCGTTACAAAGCTGATGGCAAAGCGTTGTGACAAATTTCGCCGGAGATATTGCGCGAAGCTCTTTGAGCTATCGGAAGAGCAAAAGCGAAATAGCAGCGAATAA
- the LOC131019007 gene encoding uncharacterized protein LOC131019007 isoform X1 translates to MEFSRCRPNVDLFTIARLWYLDDIRELLSVANMSLMRNSCFGHLFDIGPLNFQGELLMLLCKRLHSNSLDLNTLLFKFGDRTVEFGRSEFCLLTGLKFSGSFILPNESEFHSTAFASRSTVFFGEIETEFRNECAISGGNSARSLKLAYAFIIYGLFLMNNPHNGRVELGYMHILDDLDKFNDFPWGHVAYEYLVKSTHMLKRQLSTLAHESGNVTFEAYGFVFALKCWAYEVIPPLATVCAELNIEHLASFPRMRRWSATSDLKSIGEGLTKFFLPDQGCDPVPMSLSSTEIIRLTELGISSPLVASPPSFNLSRSVGRKLEFSSVERCEPSSKNQPRKRKSSGLGSSPLSNPSTKSKAGVSSSMKKAKAPKKYMPQNKLKGKLGCYPNNGTPPSEGNSNANVLTPDNDTISRNGENNELRFLILSLKGQMKCLEEFMDLKFKMIEGSIDKLSFKAACSGSAKVGFVNGEVANGGAVVDEYVDVDASPQIHNPFAVKCEDVGASSSRAEVNNEDLKGGQVAHDPNDLDLSYTELKPYLAWTNKTDNCSRDNHVLLPTNILRYADLSWFNTLWRHDGWLENTHIDALINLLIIRFDKGSTTPRRRWTCMEVSCWQALTKSKIEDIVPVVMPYVRGSRPISGGLQWINASHVFGIANINNCHWVFFDISLEQQVITVYNSVAQDWDFVLAHFENVRKNLPIICGMGGMWEHSKLPRKPLNYVWDVVEYPNPPRQLNEHDCGVMALKYMECTAFGVPVTKLMAKRCDKFRRRYCAKLFELSEEQKRNSSE, encoded by the exons ATGGAATTTTCAAGATGCAGACCCAATG TTGATTTGTTCACAATAGCTCGATTGTGGTATCTGGACGATATTAGAGAGCTATTATCAGTTGCAAACATGTCTCTTATGAGGAACTCTTGTTTTGGCCATTTATTCGACATAGGTCCTCTAAATTTTCAGGGAGAATTGTTAATGTTGTTGTGCAAGAGGCTACATTCTAATAGCTTAGATCTTAATACACTATTGTTTAAGTTTGGTGATCGCACTGTCGAATTTGGACGTTCAGAATTTTGTTTATTGACAGGACTGAAATTTAGTGGTAGTTTTATACTCCCTAATGAATCGGAATTCCATTCTACCGCATTTGCGAGTCGTTCCACAGTGTTTTTTGGTGAAATTGAAACTGAATTTCGGAATGAATGCGCTATAAGTGGAGGTAATTCAGCAAGGAGTCTGAAGTTAGCATACGCATTCATTATTTACGGTTTATTTCTGATGAATAACCCTCACAATGGAAGAGTAGAATTGGGTTACATGCATATATTGGATGATCTGGATAAGTTTAATGATTTTCCGTGGGGTCATGTCGCGTACGAGTATCTTGTGAAATCTACACATATGTTGAAGAGACAGTTGTCTACATTAGCACATGAAAGTGGGAACGTGACATTCGAAGCGTATGGATTTGTCTTTGCCTTAAAATGTTGGGCTTACGAAGTAATTCCGCCGCTAGCTACAGTTTGTGCAGAGTTGAATATAGAGCACTTAGCATCATTTCCTAGAATGCGCAGATGGTCGGCTACTTCAGATTTGAAGTCCATTGGCGAGGGTTTGACAAAGTTCTTCCTGCCAGATCAGGGTTGTGACCCC GTTCCCATGTCATTGTCTTCAACGGAAATTATAAGATTGACAGAACTTGGCATCTCTTCGCCTTTGGTTGCATCGCCTCCTTCATTTAATCTATCAAGGAGCGTAGGGCGGAAGCTTGAGTTCAGTAGTGTCGAGCGTTGTGAACCAAGCTCTAAGAATCAACCACGCAAGAGGAAGAGTTCAGGTCTTGGCAGCTCACCATTGAGCAATCCGTCTACGAAGTCAAAGGCTGGTGTTTCTTCTTCGATGAAAAAAGCAAAGGCCCCGAAGAAATATATGCCGCAAAATAAATTGAAGGGGAAATTGGGATGCTATCCTAACAATGGAACACCGCCTAGTGAAGGCAATTCGAATGCAAATGTTTTGACACCTGATAATGATACCATCAGTCGCAATGGTGAAAACAAC GAGTTAAGATTCTTGATCCTAAGCTTGAAAGGTCAAATGAAATGCCTAGAAGAATTCATGGACTTGAAATTCAAAATGATAGAAGGTTCAATTGATAAGCTGTCATTTAAGGCCGCATGTTCGGGTTCGGCGAAAGTTGGTTTTGTGAATGGCGAAGTGGCTAACGGTGGTGCTGTGGTGGACGAGTATGTTGATGTTGATGCAtctccacaaattcataatcCCTTTGCTGTTAAATGCGAAGATGTTGGTGCATCTTCGAGTAGAGCCGAGGTCAACAATGAGGATCTGAAGGGTGGGCAGGTTGCACATGATCCCAATGACCTCGACTTGTCGTATACCGAATTGAAGCCTTATCTTGCGTGGACAAACAAAACAGATAATTGTAGCAG AGATAATCATGTACTTCTCCCAACGAACATCTTGCGGTATGCGGATTTGAGTTGGTTCAATACCTTGTGGAGGCATGATGGTTGGCTGGAAAACACG CACATAGATGCTCTTATAAACTTACTTATCATCCGTTTCGATAAGGGTTCTACGACACCCCGACGTAGGTGGACATGCATGGAAGTTTCTTGTTGG CAAGCTCTCACCAAAAGCAAGATAGAAGATATTGTTCCTGTTGTTATGCCTTACGTACGTGGGAGTCGGCCGATAAGTGGCGGATTACAATGGATAAACGCTAGCCATGTATTCGGAATTGCGAACATCAACAACTGCCATTGGGTGTTCTTTGACATCTCTCTAGAACAGCAAGTCATCACCGTTTATAATTCGGTGGCCCAAGATTGGGACTTCGTCTTGGCACATTTTGAAAATGTCCGTAAGAACTTACCCATTATCTGCGGTATGGGTGGTATGTGGGAGCATTCGAAACTGCCGAGGAAACCCTTGAATTATGTGTGGGACGTCGTTGAATACCCCAACCCGCCACGGCAGCTTAATGAACACGATTGCGGTGTAATGGCTTTGAAATACATGGAGTGCACTGCATTTGGCGTTCCCGTTACAAAGCTGATGGCAAAGCGTTGTGACAAATTTCGCCGGAGATATTGCGCGAAGCTCTTTGAGCTATCGGAAGAGCAAAAGCGAAATAGCAGCGAATAA